CATTGTGTATTGTTCTCTGTCTTCTCTGGAAATCACAAGGGTTGCTGAGAATGGAAGCTTCTGATTTCATTCTGGATTGTTCGCCCCTGATGCTGAGAGTCTTGTCTGCCTGCTTTGGGAATCTAATTCTAGTCTCTGCTCTTCTGTTAATATTTCAAGGCTTCCAGCTTCAAGAAATCTACATTAGGGGCAGTAGCCCAGAGGAAGAAGACAGGTCCTAAACTTGAACTAACTGAAGACCAGAAGCAGGAGATCCGAGAGGCTTTTGATCTGTTTGATACCGATGGCACTGGGAACATAGATGTTAAGGAGCTAAAGGCAAGATTAAACTCAATGTTAAAGAGAAAAAGGACCTAGACGTATAGAGACTTAAACTAATTtaagctggggcagaggaggattGATCCCTTTACAACACAAAGCCACTGCATCCCCACACAATTGCTATCTGTCGCTCTTTGCGCTGTCCCCTTCTCCCATGGGTCTTTGGAGCTGGGTTGACAGAAACGCACTCTGAAATGTAGTTCCAGGATGTCATGAGCTTTGTATGTGTTGGTAGATGGTCAAAGGTTTTTGGTCATTATGAAAGCCACCTTAGAATCATACCATTCTGAAAGCCATTGTTAAAGAACATGCCCGTGTCATCATTTCTGTGTTTCTGTGACAGAGCAGATATTTGGGGCTTCCACCTCACTCGTTCTGCTAGGGAGGAGGAGGATTAACCCTGTCTAGGATTTTTCTGCTTTCTACAGCTCCCTCTTCTGCTTCTCCAGTTTAAATCCTGCCACACTCAGAGGACCATGCAGAAAGGCAACCTCgtggcgggagggatagctcagtcatttgagcattggcctcctaaacccagggttgtgagttcagtctttgagggggccatttagggatctggggcacacacaaaaataaaaaatctgtcagggacggtACGTGgttctgctgtgaaggcaggggattggactcaatgacctttcaaggtcccttctagttctatgagataggtatagcgccatttaaaaaaacaaaaaacaccttcaAGTCTGCCATTTGTCTCTTCACCAGGGAATGCAAAAgcagtgtgtggaggggtggggaaactCTCAAATATGCTTTTTGCAGTAGTGCTTTCCTGAGGGGATTCTAAGTGTTTTTTCTACACTCTTTGAGAGAAATTTCCATTATGTCAGTGGAATGTGGCAGGGGCTGAAGCAACTTCTATATACATGATAGACAAAACCAACTGTTCAGCTTTTTAAAAGGAGATTTATAGAGGAACCATTTAGACTTCTTCTGAAGGTTTATGTCAAGGTGTAGACCCTGACTCCCTCTGAGCTTAAGTGCTGGTTGAGTTGAGGAGCACAGTAGATTGGAGTTCAGTACATTACTAGACATGATGGGATATTCTCCCATGGGGTCATGTTCCTTGAAGACTGTGACCTTTCTTTTCCCTCCAGTTACCTCCCTAGAGGCTCCAGGAAGTCTGTATATCTAAGGTTCCTCATCCTGAATGTAGTGTCCACATAATAATGTAGTGACCCTTTGACCAGTAGAATAGGAGAGCTCTCTGCGTTTTCCTGTACCCCATCCACACTTGATTTTCCATAGAGAAAAGGTGGTCTTTTAGatctgttctgtttgttttcccAAACCTTTCACCTAACCAGAACACTTACCCTCTGAGTGGGTTTCCGAGTTCTAAGCCAGAAAGAGGGAAAACCCAGACCTCAGAAAGTGACTTAGAATGCTAAAGATCAAATGAATAAGGTTAAAGACCTCAGGATCAGGGGGAACAATTTCTTACGCAGCATGGGTGATGAGTCTTATATCTTCGGCTTTTTTCTTATGGGAGAAAGAAGGTCTGCAGAACACCAAGAACTTCTCTCTTCCATTAATTTCCCCCTTTACTGACTACACTTCCTTGCTAGTACTGACTAGAGAAGGCTGGATGCAATATTCTCCAGGGCATGTCTAGAGAGCTCCTATACAAGCCGAAGGAGTTACTGTaaagacaggagtacttgtggcaccttagagactaacaaatttattagagcataagctttcgtggactacagcccactgcatccgaagaagtgggctgtagtccacgaaagcttatgctctaataaatttgttagtctctaaggtgccacaagtactcctgttcttctttttgcggatacagactaacacggctgttactctgaaactgtaaaGACATTCAGCTCTCTCCAGGTTGCTAAGTGTTGTTAGGAGACCATTTTTCCATCACCTGCTCTTTGACCTTACTATTTGCCTTGAGGAAAAAATACCTAATTTAACCACAGCGTGGCATagtttaactttttttctttcatacTTCTATTTCCATTGCCCACTGAGGAGCTAATCTCTTTTCATTGTTTGCAGGTGGCCATGAGAGCACTAGGGTTTGAACCCAAAAAAGAAGAGATCAAGAAAATGATATCAGACATTGATAAGGAAGGAACAGGAAAGATCAGCTTCAATGACTTTCTGGTGGTGATGACTCAGAAGATGGTATGTAAATTGGGACAGTCACAATGAAACCAATTTTGCAAGTTGCTGAATGCTTTtcaattcctgttgacttcagtgggaattgaaaGGACTCAAAACTTCCCTGCCTAATCTTAGCAACCATATGTGCAAAAGTTGTGGTTGCAAATAGGAACCATCCCATCATAGTTGGTGGTGTCTTTAAGATCTTTCTCTCTGATAAGATTGCTTAAAAAGAATGGTGTGGAGAGAAACTAATATAATCAAAACCACACAAGAGAGGAAAAACAACATTGGCCACCAAGAAGAGAAGCTGTGATAAGTTTTGGTAAGTTGTGAGGATGACTGTGATAGTCACTATGCCAGTGAAATGTTTTTCCAAATTTAAGATCTCTACTGCCATGATCTGTGTACTGTACCTAAAAATTCTTAGAAAAACTCAATGATAACAAAATAACATATTTGATGGTGTAGAAGCTTGATGCTGCAAAACTTTAATCATGCAAAGATCTGGTCCTAGAcatgaaaggaagagaaaagtgACATTCAGAGAACATCATTACATTGGCAAAATTAAGGCTCTCTGAGTGCTTTCCCTCACTATTTGCATAATTTCTAATAATTGGGTTTCTTTTGTATTGAATCTTAGCTGAGTTTCTTGTGTTTCTAATGTTTGTTTTGATAACTACAATTTTTACACTTAAGTTATTGATATGTACTCTTAGACTTAACTACAAGTTAACAAAGTTTTTGGCTATGAACTGGTATGATGATTACTTCTTTAAGGCTGAAAAAGATTCCAAAGAGGAGATTCTAAAAGCCTTCAAACTGTTTGATGATGATGAAACCGGCAAAATCTCTTTCAAAAACCTTAAACGTGTGGCCAAGGAACTTGGGGAAAATCTCACAGATGAGGAGCTACAGGTTTGTGCCTTGTATGATTTTGTCTACCTATGTTCTGtacatagtacacctctaccccgatataacgtgacccggtataatacgaattcggatataatgtggtaaagcagtgctccaggggggcggggctgcgcactccggtggatcaaagcaaattcgatataacgcggtttcacctataacacggaagattttttggctcccgaggacagcgttatatcgaggtagaggtgtagttgtgacgggttggattggatcacagaaccccccccccttgggagctgccacctgatgtgccaagactacttctacccctgccttccctgccagcttggggcctcagcaccctgtcttgctgagccagacactcccgtctgctccaacaaagacccagggtctgaattacttgccccaaaactgcaggtttacctgaaagcagctaacagaagtgttcctgtctttaacactcagatgtccaactcccaatggggtctaaacccaaataaagcttatacagggtaaactcataaattgttcgccgatagagagatatgcacagttgtttgctcccccagatgttaatacatactctgagttaatgaataagtaaaaagtgattttattaggtacaaaaagtag
This genomic interval from Malaclemys terrapin pileata isolate rMalTer1 chromosome 9, rMalTer1.hap1, whole genome shotgun sequence contains the following:
- the CETN2 gene encoding centrin-2 isoform X1, with translation MASSFKKSTLGAVAQRKKTGPKLELTEDQKQEIREAFDLFDTDGTGNIDVKELKVAMRALGFEPKKEEIKKMISDIDKEGTGKISFNDFLVVMTQKMAEKDSKEEILKAFKLFDDDETGKISFKNLKRVAKELGENLTDEELQEMIDEADRDGDGEVNEQEFLRIMKKTSLY
- the CETN2 gene encoding centrin-2 isoform X2, with protein sequence MVAMRALGFEPKKEEIKKMISDIDKEGTGKISFNDFLVVMTQKMAEKDSKEEILKAFKLFDDDETGKISFKNLKRVAKELGENLTDEELQEMIDEADRDGDGEVNEQEFLRIMKKTSLY